The window ATCTTGCGGAAAATGAGGCCGCTTTAgaggggagaagaaaagcTAATGCAGTCTTTGTCGTTTTGGGTGAGTATCTCGCCACAATGCTTGTAAAAGCTTGTCTCGTCCAGTGCTTATGAATCGCTGCCTAGCCCGAAACTCGGACTTGTGGCCATTCCTCGACTCTATGCGACAGATGGAGGATCGATTCAATCATTGGGCTAAATATGATTATGTCTTTTTGAACGAAGAGGTAATTATCGTCTTTGGTCGAAAGTTGCGACAGTGTGCTGATTCGGTAACTTTAGGACTTCTCTGACGAATTCAAAAGGTACACTCAATCAATGACCAAAGCCAAATGTCACTATGGGAAGATTGATCCCGAACATTGGTACCAGCCTGAATGGTAAGATGCATATGATGTCCCTCTCTTTTGGAACCTTCACTGATGATCTTCATTGTAGGattgatgaagaaaaggcTACCAAGGCTCGAGAAGAAATGATCAGGAAAAAGGTCATTTATGGTCACTCCGTCCCTTATCGAAACATGTGCAGGTTTAACTCAGGTGTACGTGAGGCTCATGTTGAAGTTGTACAAAGAAACTAACGGCTCACCAGTTCTTCTTCCGACATCCCCTCCTCGCCAATTATGATTACTACTGGCGAATTGAGCCGTCTGTCAAGTTCTTTTGTGACCTCGGTAAGCTATAACTCTTTGGTAAACTCCACCTTTGCTGATATCATGTTGCGCCCAGCCTATGATCCCTTCCTTGTTATGCAGGATCAAAACAAGGTGTACGGCTTTACCATTTCCCTGTTTGAGTACATTGAGACCATCCCCACTCTTTGGGATGCTGTCAAAGGTAAAATAATATAACGTGAAATCTGCCAGTCGCTGACGTATGAAATGAAGAATACATCGGGGAGCATCCCGAGTATCTTCCTGAAGGCAATGCGATGCAATTCCTTAGCGATGACGGGGGTGAAACCTATAACAAGTGCCACTGTAAGTTTAAATATATCTTTCACTTCAATGTGACATGTAATTGATCATCGGCACAGTCTGGTCCAACTTTGAGATTGGAGACCTTAACTTTTGGCGAT is drawn from Cryptococcus gattii WM276 chromosome A, complete sequence and contains these coding sequences:
- a CDS encoding Alpha-1,2-mannosyltransferase, putative (Similar to TIGR gene model, INSD accession AAW41592.1), translating into MMIPRWKYIGIVGGMVLLLHILLSIHPTYRDKTSPFNLLPQQDGWREGQAPPESAIPPVVGDLAENEAALEGRRKANAVFVVLARNSDLWPFLDSMRQMEDRFNHWAKYDYVFLNEEDFSDEFKRYTQSMTKAKCHYGKIDPEHWYQPEWIDEEKATKAREEMIRKKVIYGHSVPYRNMCRFNSGFFFRHPLLANYDYYWRIEPSVKFFCDLAYDPFLVMQDQNKVYGFTISLFEYIETIPTLWDAVKEYIGEHPEYLPEGNAMQFLSDDGGETYNKCHFWSNFEIGDLNFWRSQPYMEFFDFLDKKGGFYYERWGDAPVHSIGAALFSKKEQIHFFDDIGYRHEPFQHCPQGDAHTRGNCWCDQANNFDWEWYSCTKKYTEMF